One stretch of Pedobacter riviphilus DNA includes these proteins:
- a CDS encoding metallophosphoesterase family protein, whose protein sequence is MKRRDLIKTLGATVGTIALSSVADTSIAAPVKKKKLLKIAHITDVHIRPEHNAVARFKKCLEMIKKDKVDLILNGGDSIYAADYNNITKDRVEQQWACWNESVQVVKGIPMYHVLGNHDMWWQGKDDELGGKAGVLKMLGLKHNYYSFDQNGWHFIMLDSNHPTNPGMLDEEQWNWFVEDVKKNSQDKPTLIMSHYPLLSCTGIVDNKADFRGPFKVSGSYNHLDIMKFIEVFNQNKNIKLCLSGHIHLLDKVWYNDVAYLCNGATSGFWWEPGDDGKSAYKQTAPGYSLLNLYDNGSFDHEYIKYESDKIG, encoded by the coding sequence ATGAAAAGAAGAGATTTAATTAAAACACTTGGAGCCACAGTAGGAACAATCGCTTTGAGCAGTGTGGCAGATACATCAATTGCTGCTCCGGTTAAAAAAAAGAAGCTTTTAAAAATTGCGCACATCACTGATGTACATATCAGACCAGAACATAATGCTGTTGCCCGTTTTAAGAAATGCCTCGAAATGATTAAAAAGGATAAAGTAGACCTTATTCTTAATGGTGGCGATTCTATTTATGCTGCAGATTATAATAACATTACCAAAGATCGCGTAGAGCAGCAATGGGCCTGCTGGAATGAAAGTGTGCAAGTGGTTAAAGGTATTCCTATGTATCACGTGTTAGGAAATCATGACATGTGGTGGCAGGGCAAAGATGATGAGCTGGGCGGTAAAGCCGGAGTATTAAAGATGCTGGGATTGAAGCATAACTACTACAGTTTTGATCAAAATGGCTGGCATTTTATCATGTTGGATAGTAACCACCCAACAAATCCGGGCATGCTGGATGAAGAACAATGGAACTGGTTTGTAGAAGATGTAAAAAAGAACAGTCAGGATAAACCTACGCTCATTATGTCACACTATCCCTTATTGAGCTGTACGGGCATTGTAGATAACAAAGCAGATTTTAGAGGGCCATTTAAGGTTAGCGGGAGTTACAACCACCTCGATATTATGAAGTTTATTGAAGTGTTTAATCAGAATAAGAACATTAAACTCTGCTTAAGCGGTCATATTCATTTGCTTGATAAGGTCTGGTACAATGATGTAGCTTATTTGTGTAATGGTGCAACCAGTGGTTTTTGGTGGGAGCCAGGAGATGATGGTAAAAGTGCTTATAAACAAACAGCTCCGGGTTATTCTCTTCTTAACCTGTATGATAATGGAAGTTTTGATCATGAATATATTAAGTATGAAAGCGATAAAATTGGTTAA
- a CDS encoding LamG-like jellyroll fold domain-containing protein, translated as MKLKAILFAIVILACQNRASAQKPVFDLNFDDDNVEEVITPKDSAYYVVDLQQSQYVKGLSGNALDLSANAVLRRPVKLSKGTLPEFNERTSFSVQVWIKTLPNAKMGTPVMGNKNADELASAGWQIYTQENGAWALILNDGKKRYDYKPTAERQKINDGKWHQIVFTVDRKKQEVWMFLDGKNVAVYNTPGIKSFETKLATVVGGTDEKWEYGSNGQWYAFNGYIDEVKVWNVPLNTKEVSALYEQFFPNTTREETYDPLHLKVLSWNIWHGGHRYGQAVGLQRLIETMKSTNADVIGLIETYGSGEVIADSLGYYFYLISSNLSIMSRYPITETIKVFHPSNFGGVKLKLSQDKNLVYFNTWLNYLPDVDASIREKKETPQQLVQDEALTRHAEIKEILKGIDPYLKNTDNLPVIMGGDFNMGSHLDWIAETKAIHFNLEVEWPESKEMIKAGLRDSYRELHKNPLLDPGLTWGVRAATTTSKYGVRDRIDFIYYKGKGLNPIESRVIDYHPVMFPSDHAAVITSFQLKK; from the coding sequence ATGAAATTAAAGGCAATTTTATTCGCAATCGTTATACTCGCTTGTCAAAATCGGGCAAGTGCCCAGAAGCCGGTATTTGATCTGAATTTTGATGACGATAACGTAGAAGAGGTTATTACACCTAAAGATAGTGCTTACTACGTTGTTGATCTGCAACAATCGCAATATGTAAAGGGCTTAAGCGGGAACGCGCTTGATCTTTCTGCAAACGCTGTTTTAAGAAGGCCTGTTAAATTGAGTAAAGGCACATTGCCCGAATTTAATGAGCGTACCTCATTTTCTGTACAAGTATGGATTAAAACATTACCCAATGCAAAAATGGGTACACCTGTAATGGGAAACAAAAATGCAGACGAACTGGCGAGTGCCGGATGGCAGATCTACACACAGGAAAATGGTGCCTGGGCGCTAATTTTAAATGATGGCAAAAAAAGATATGATTACAAGCCTACTGCAGAAAGACAAAAGATAAACGATGGCAAATGGCATCAGATCGTTTTTACCGTCGACCGTAAAAAACAAGAAGTATGGATGTTTTTGGATGGAAAAAATGTTGCCGTTTACAATACACCAGGCATTAAAAGCTTTGAAACCAAGCTTGCAACAGTTGTTGGCGGTACTGACGAAAAGTGGGAGTACGGATCTAACGGACAATGGTATGCCTTTAATGGATACATAGATGAGGTAAAAGTTTGGAATGTGCCCTTAAATACAAAGGAAGTGAGCGCTTTGTATGAACAGTTTTTCCCCAATACAACAAGAGAGGAAACTTATGATCCTTTACATTTAAAAGTACTGTCGTGGAATATTTGGCATGGCGGACATCGTTATGGCCAGGCCGTTGGCCTGCAGCGTTTGATTGAAACCATGAAATCAACAAATGCCGATGTTATCGGACTCATAGAAACCTATGGTTCGGGCGAGGTCATTGCCGATTCTTTAGGCTATTATTTTTATTTGATCAGTTCCAACCTGTCCATCATGAGCCGTTACCCCATAACAGAGACGATCAAGGTATTTCACCCTTCTAATTTTGGTGGTGTAAAATTAAAGTTGAGTCAGGATAAAAACCTTGTCTATTTTAATACCTGGTTAAATTATTTGCCCGATGTTGATGCAAGCATAAGAGAAAAGAAAGAAACTCCACAGCAGCTAGTACAGGATGAGGCACTTACCAGACATGCAGAAATAAAGGAAATCCTAAAAGGCATCGATCCTTATCTTAAAAATACAGACAACCTGCCTGTTATTATGGGCGGCGATTTTAATATGGGCTCGCATTTAGACTGGATTGCCGAAACCAAGGCCATTCATTTTAACCTAGAAGTAGAATGGCCCGAAAGTAAAGAAATGATCAAAGCCGGATTGAGGGACAGTTATAGAGAATTGCATAAAAACCCTTTACTCGATCCGGGTTTAACCTGGGGGGTAAGAGCAGCAACCACCACCAGCAAGTATGGCGTTAGAGATCGTATCGACTTTATTTACTATAAAGGAAAAGGCCTCAATCCAATCGAATCGAGGGTGATCGACTATCACCCTGTGATGTTTCCCTCAGACCATGCAGCTGTAATAACCAGTTTTCAATTAAAGAAATAA
- a CDS encoding S41 family peptidase: MTRRILTLLLLICLTRPVSAQRTSCDCSANLNETIRKTELNYAGFPAKVNSKTKKAYSLLVHALKIKSSQQQNTEDCFYLIKQYVRFFKDKHFSLSYYPKEETKRELMDVDRILNTVQAGNGDPLEGIWINSDSSLRLVIKKFPNLQYKAIVIQSKDSGNVKGQVYFSLKPHHKGFLLEQYNVFGSTDMYAQRRGGLLQLWGFALFGKISGTGMTPDERKELDTWKNNNNGLDFRQLDQETSYIKIPTFFNNDSRIEKLVAANDKTIRASRYLIIDLRGNGGGNSGWSFLLPYVMTGPIDQDSPKLRISADNIKLKRAELEPLVKNPMPKEMQKYFPDSYVSKLKSIYEELAHTKATFIEIPGVRIPLDSVLRKPERVALITDGLCGSSTEFFFNLMKQSGKTKRYGGNTVGMMDYEGPTSRTMLPCEQLVLMIPVSKMSWADTHPIDQKGFSPDVKISLPAAEWLNYVKQDLKTNIRQ; the protein is encoded by the coding sequence ATGACTCGTAGAATATTAACGCTATTGCTTCTTATCTGCTTAACTCGTCCAGTTTCCGCTCAGCGTACATCCTGTGACTGTTCTGCTAACCTCAACGAAACCATCCGGAAAACGGAGCTTAATTATGCAGGCTTTCCTGCTAAAGTAAATTCAAAAACCAAAAAGGCCTATTCCCTTTTGGTACACGCACTCAAGATCAAATCCAGCCAGCAACAAAATACGGAGGATTGTTTCTACCTGATTAAACAATACGTCAGGTTTTTCAAAGACAAACACTTTTCCCTGAGTTACTATCCGAAAGAGGAAACTAAACGGGAACTCATGGACGTAGACAGGATCCTGAACACGGTTCAAGCCGGAAATGGAGATCCTCTTGAGGGCATCTGGATCAATTCCGACAGCTCGCTTCGACTTGTCATTAAAAAGTTTCCAAACCTTCAGTATAAGGCCATTGTGATCCAGTCGAAAGATTCCGGAAACGTCAAAGGTCAGGTATATTTTTCTTTAAAGCCGCATCACAAAGGTTTTCTGCTCGAGCAATATAATGTATTTGGCAGCACAGATATGTATGCACAACGAAGGGGCGGCTTGCTGCAATTGTGGGGTTTTGCACTCTTCGGAAAAATTTCAGGTACAGGCATGACTCCGGATGAGCGAAAAGAACTGGATACCTGGAAAAACAACAACAACGGGCTGGATTTCCGGCAGCTGGACCAGGAAACAAGCTATATCAAAATCCCCACTTTTTTTAATAATGACAGCCGGATTGAAAAGCTGGTGGCCGCCAATGACAAAACCATCAGGGCCAGCAGGTACCTGATCATCGACCTGCGTGGCAACGGGGGAGGCAATTCTGGCTGGAGCTTCTTATTGCCTTATGTAATGACGGGTCCAATCGACCAGGACAGCCCGAAATTGAGGATCTCTGCAGACAACATTAAACTAAAACGCGCGGAACTCGAACCTCTTGTTAAAAATCCCATGCCGAAAGAGATGCAGAAGTACTTCCCTGACAGTTATGTGAGTAAACTAAAAAGTATTTATGAGGAATTGGCTCATACCAAGGCCACTTTCATTGAGATCCCAGGCGTTCGCATCCCATTGGATTCGGTGTTGCGTAAGCCGGAAAGGGTTGCATTGATCACTGATGGACTCTGCGGAAGCTCAACCGAATTCTTCTTTAATTTGATGAAGCAGAGTGGAAAAACGAAAAGATATGGCGGCAACACGGTGGGAATGATGGATTACGAAGGACCGACAAGCCGGACGATGCTTCCCTGCGAACAGCTGGTTTTGATGATTCCTGTATCAAAAATGAGCTGGGCGGATACTCATCCTATTGATCAGAAAGGGTTTAGCCCGGACGTAAAGATCAGTCTGCCGGCAGCGGAATGGCTGAATTATGTCAAACAGGATTTAAAAACAAACATCCGGCAGTAG
- a CDS encoding metallophosphoesterase family protein → MDRKEFLKTTGLAGGTMLFARFPELSPAKKKIRIGMITDLHHDIMHDGISRLSAFIDEMNREQPDFIIQGGDFCFPKKANIPLMDVWNQFKGPKYHVIGNHDTDGGYTRDQVVAFWNAKAKYYSFDVNGFHFIILDGNEHNESADRPKGYARFISPVQLNWLRKDLESTDLETVVFCHQGLDNDAGGLENGTMLRYTLEQANKKAGKQKVMMVISGHHHQDYYNYINNIHYVQINSASYQWLGDKYKESRYSEEVDKTHPNIKYTVPYKDPIWAMIEIDHKNRITIKGKKTVFVGSSPEKLGVNIDDYIYPIVPYISDRNLG, encoded by the coding sequence ATGGACAGAAAAGAATTTTTAAAAACAACAGGACTGGCAGGCGGTACCATGCTTTTTGCCCGGTTTCCTGAATTAAGCCCCGCGAAAAAGAAAATCAGGATTGGTATGATCACCGATCTCCACCACGATATTATGCACGATGGGATATCACGTTTATCCGCTTTTATTGATGAAATGAACAGGGAGCAGCCCGATTTTATTATACAGGGCGGCGATTTCTGTTTTCCGAAAAAGGCAAATATTCCGCTTATGGATGTTTGGAATCAGTTTAAAGGCCCTAAATACCATGTAATCGGTAATCATGATACGGATGGTGGATATACGCGCGATCAGGTAGTTGCGTTCTGGAATGCCAAAGCTAAATACTACTCTTTTGATGTGAATGGTTTCCATTTTATCATTCTGGATGGAAATGAGCACAATGAAAGTGCCGACCGCCCCAAAGGTTATGCCCGCTTTATTTCGCCCGTACAGCTCAATTGGCTTAGAAAAGATCTAGAATCAACAGATTTAGAAACAGTGGTTTTTTGTCATCAGGGCTTAGATAATGATGCGGGTGGACTGGAAAACGGTACAATGTTGCGATATACACTTGAACAGGCCAACAAGAAAGCGGGTAAGCAAAAAGTAATGATGGTGATCAGTGGTCATCATCACCAGGATTACTACAATTACATCAATAACATTCATTATGTACAGATCAACAGTGCGTCGTACCAATGGCTGGGCGATAAGTATAAAGAAAGCCGTTACTCTGAAGAGGTAGATAAAACACATCCAAACATTAAATATACCGTGCCCTATAAAGATCCGATTTGGGCGATGATTGAGATTGACCATAAAAACAGAATTACAATTAAAGGCAAAAAAACTGTTTTCGTGGGTTCATCGCCCGAGAAATTAGGCGTAAATATAGACGATTATATTTATCCGATTGTGCCCTATATATCAGATAGAAACTTAGGGTAA
- a CDS encoding DUF2490 domain-containing protein yields MKRIFTFVLLLKLILISADLCAQHTAYNQFWNDFQFVTPIKGKWSNEINIGQVWTSVPGNNNPFYANAQLYVRVWIHYSLPKAKFSVFTGYNHNPEIKLAAQEGLPEIRSAIQGVYYFRKTPFTLSARLRLEDHRDKRSLGGFDESYRVRSQVKMVKPLNTTEIVKGAVYMVASEEVFTQTAPNVFRQPKLGSNRITIGCGYALTNDFLIEVDYSNDYYPDKMQQLSYHSMQLNLSCYNWVKNLKDALLK; encoded by the coding sequence ATGAAACGGATATTCACATTTGTTTTATTGTTAAAGCTGATTTTAATTTCTGCTGATCTTTGTGCACAGCATACTGCCTATAATCAGTTTTGGAACGATTTTCAGTTCGTAACGCCGATAAAAGGCAAATGGAGCAATGAAATAAATATTGGGCAGGTGTGGACGAGCGTACCCGGAAATAACAATCCTTTTTATGCCAATGCACAGCTTTATGTCAGGGTTTGGATTCATTATTCACTCCCAAAAGCTAAATTTTCAGTATTTACGGGCTATAACCATAATCCAGAAATTAAACTTGCAGCACAGGAAGGGCTTCCAGAAATCAGATCTGCAATCCAAGGTGTTTATTACTTCAGAAAAACCCCTTTTACCTTGTCGGCCCGATTGAGGTTAGAGGACCATCGAGACAAACGAAGTTTAGGCGGCTTTGATGAAAGTTACCGGGTAAGAAGTCAGGTGAAAATGGTAAAGCCACTAAATACCACAGAAATTGTTAAGGGAGCAGTTTACATGGTGGCTTCAGAAGAAGTATTTACCCAAACGGCTCCCAATGTGTTTAGACAGCCGAAGCTTGGAAGCAACAGGATAACCATTGGTTGTGGCTATGCGCTCACGAATGATTTTTTAATCGAAGTGGATTATTCTAATGACTATTATCCCGATAAAATGCAGCAGCTTTCTTACCATAGTATGCAGCTGAATTTAAGCTGTTACAATTGGGTAAAAAACCTAAAGGATGCTTTGCTGAAATGA
- a CDS encoding LacI family DNA-binding transcriptional regulator — MKSKPATLKEIADLLGVSISTVSRSLIDHPTISLVTRERVKKLAKKVNYRPNHSALSFRSGRTFTIGLILPDLSETFFSTAMTAIEEMAMANNYAVFVAQSMNVEAREIALVEKMIDLRVDGLLVALSKETQTFGHFSKLKDNGIPVVFFDRVPPYFSIHSVCCNIELATQQAVDFLLKKGHRRIGIINGPESLLSSTERKNGYIKALEGEKISLDPSLYTECDLTESSAEKAMDKLLALTERPSAVLAFNDYVAIYAIRKLRAQNIAAAESIDFVSFSNLSVLRFMDHRPVVTIEQSPALQGQTAMQILIELINSGYSRSGSEQRFRNVVLEGKLVLDK; from the coding sequence ATGAAGTCAAAACCTGCAACATTAAAGGAAATTGCTGATTTACTTGGTGTTTCTATCAGCACTGTTTCACGGTCCTTGATCGATCATCCAACCATTTCTCTGGTGACCAGGGAAAGAGTGAAAAAATTAGCCAAGAAGGTAAATTACAGGCCAAACCACTCGGCTCTTTCTTTTCGTTCTGGACGTACATTTACCATCGGACTTATTCTTCCCGACCTTTCTGAAACCTTTTTTTCTACCGCGATGACCGCCATAGAGGAAATGGCAATGGCCAATAATTATGCAGTTTTTGTAGCACAATCAATGAATGTTGAAGCGCGTGAGATTGCTTTGGTAGAAAAAATGATTGATCTTCGGGTAGATGGGCTATTGGTAGCCCTTTCAAAAGAAACGCAGACTTTTGGTCACTTTTCCAAGCTTAAGGATAATGGCATTCCGGTTGTGTTTTTCGACCGTGTTCCACCTTATTTTAGCATTCATTCAGTATGTTGCAATATCGAGCTGGCCACTCAACAAGCCGTTGATTTTTTATTGAAAAAGGGGCATCGGCGGATAGGCATAATCAATGGGCCAGAAAGCCTGCTTTCGAGCACGGAACGTAAAAACGGTTATATCAAGGCACTGGAAGGTGAAAAAATCTCTTTAGATCCTTCTTTGTATACAGAATGCGACCTAACAGAAAGCAGTGCAGAAAAAGCGATGGATAAACTTTTGGCATTGACCGAAAGGCCTAGTGCAGTACTTGCATTTAACGACTATGTTGCCATCTATGCCATCCGGAAACTTAGGGCGCAGAATATCGCCGCTGCAGAATCAATAGATTTTGTAAGTTTTTCAAACCTTTCTGTGCTCCGCTTTATGGACCACAGGCCTGTGGTCACCATCGAACAATCGCCGGCCTTACAAGGTCAAACCGCAATGCAGATATTAATAGAGCTTATCAATTCGGGGTACAGCCGATCAGGATCAGAGCAGCGGTTCAGAAATGTAGTGCTTGAAGGAAAACTGGTGCTGGATAAATAA
- a CDS encoding alpha-L-fucosidase: MKAIKLVKGIGISILITWFLSASVYAQYEANWASLDKRPVPEWFKDAKFGIFITWGVYSVPAYAPKGQYAEWYQNWLENKAFKGDVARYHKNVFGDKTYYDLAKDFKAELFNPDEWATLIEKSGAKYAVPVAKHHDGFSWWPNKYSSQVWGFPWSATEVGPKRDLLGDLFKALHKTSVKAGVYFSWYEWFNPLYKSNPEKFAVEYAIPQAKEMIERYKPAVFWTDGDWNDSDTTWHSTEFLSWLYNESAVKKEIVTYDRYGKGIRFNHGSVYTPEYQPDMEFGDHYFEESRGIGFSYSYNKMEDAWDYNSPQILVLLLSDLVSRGGNLLLNIGPDASGKIPPIMQERLLQIGDWLKINGRAIYSTRKWTRTCQWSEGKRDYKPKRIEGDFKENGDFMLKITVDPDPGYAVKECFFTTNPNTKEVFAILPKWPSDNRFVIKDLQLKPGATIKLLETGDVIKWKNQGNNVELIFPSFNPAKHKSQYAYALSILEKPL; this comes from the coding sequence ATGAAAGCGATAAAATTGGTTAAAGGTATAGGGATCTCCATTCTTATCACATGGTTTTTATCCGCTTCTGTATATGCACAATATGAGGCAAATTGGGCCAGCCTTGATAAAAGGCCTGTACCCGAATGGTTTAAGGATGCTAAATTCGGGATCTTTATTACCTGGGGTGTTTATTCGGTACCAGCGTACGCCCCAAAAGGGCAATATGCAGAATGGTACCAGAATTGGCTGGAAAACAAAGCTTTTAAAGGAGATGTAGCGCGTTATCATAAGAATGTTTTTGGCGATAAAACCTATTACGATCTGGCAAAAGATTTTAAAGCCGAGCTTTTTAATCCAGATGAATGGGCTACGCTTATTGAAAAATCAGGAGCTAAATATGCAGTACCCGTTGCTAAACACCATGATGGCTTTAGCTGGTGGCCAAACAAATACAGCAGCCAGGTATGGGGTTTTCCCTGGAGTGCAACAGAGGTAGGGCCTAAAAGAGATCTTTTGGGCGATTTGTTTAAAGCCCTTCATAAAACATCGGTAAAAGCTGGCGTTTATTTTTCGTGGTACGAGTGGTTTAATCCCTTGTATAAATCAAATCCGGAGAAATTTGCGGTAGAGTATGCCATTCCACAGGCAAAAGAAATGATCGAAAGATATAAACCTGCAGTATTTTGGACAGATGGAGATTGGAACGATAGCGATACCACCTGGCATTCAACCGAATTTTTGAGTTGGTTGTACAATGAAAGCGCGGTAAAAAAAGAGATTGTAACCTACGATCGTTATGGAAAAGGGATAAGGTTTAACCATGGTAGCGTATATACGCCAGAATACCAGCCTGATATGGAGTTCGGTGATCATTACTTTGAAGAAAGCAGGGGGATAGGGTTTTCTTATAGTTACAACAAAATGGAGGATGCCTGGGATTATAATTCCCCTCAGATTTTAGTATTGTTATTAAGCGACTTGGTGAGTAGGGGCGGAAATTTGTTGCTTAATATCGGTCCGGATGCATCAGGTAAAATTCCACCTATTATGCAAGAGCGTTTACTGCAAATAGGCGATTGGCTTAAAATAAATGGTCGCGCAATTTACAGTACACGCAAATGGACCAGAACCTGCCAATGGAGTGAGGGAAAAAGAGATTATAAGCCAAAAAGAATCGAAGGCGATTTTAAAGAAAATGGCGATTTTATGTTGAAAATAACAGTGGATCCTGATCCTGGTTATGCGGTAAAAGAATGTTTCTTCACCACTAATCCAAACACCAAAGAGGTATTTGCTATTTTACCCAAGTGGCCATCTGATAATCGTTTTGTTATAAAAGATCTGCAGTTAAAACCCGGAGCTACGATTAAACTGCTGGAAACCGGAGATGTTATAAAATGGAAAAACCAGGGCAATAATGTTGAGTTAATTTTCCCATCATTTAATCCGGCAAAACACAAAAGTCAATATGCCTACGCTTTAAGTATTTTAGAAAAGCCTTTATAA